One Bacteroidota bacterium genomic window carries:
- a CDS encoding IS701 family transposase: MRNIERISEDLGANYHQMQHFITESNWDHRVLINQVAQEVSQVLPKRKLTGLIIDESGWVKKGDHSVGVGHQYCGNVGKLSNSQVAVFACLSNGDFASMVDARLYLPKAWCDDKTRCEKAGVPVKHRTFKTKLELALEIIRQQVTNGIIFDFIGGDGYYGNDVDFASSIDLLGYLYMLDIHKDQKIYLERPDLAIPERKSNKGREPKKLKATTDELSVSKYLQTLNDENWQRISVRNTAKGVLVADYHFIKLWIINNSKMQVEQRLLVIRKTKTKEGKDEIKYSFTNANLEQYTKKAIAYMQAQRYFVEHCIKESKQILGLDQFQTRKWLAWQHQVALNFLVSSFILKEKLHCFDDLPLLSARDIKEFITFKLYKQMTEEQMIDRIYDRHLKRQRDINYSYSKL; encoded by the coding sequence GAAAGAATAAGCGAAGATTTGGGAGCTAACTACCATCAAATGCAGCACTTTATAACTGAGTCTAACTGGGATCATCGAGTTTTGATAAATCAAGTAGCCCAGGAAGTAAGCCAGGTTTTACCCAAAAGAAAACTTACAGGATTGATTATTGATGAAAGTGGTTGGGTAAAAAAAGGCGACCATAGCGTAGGCGTTGGACATCAATATTGTGGGAATGTAGGGAAACTATCAAATAGTCAGGTTGCGGTATTTGCTTGTTTAAGTAATGGGGATTTTGCATCAATGGTTGATGCCCGACTATACCTTCCCAAGGCTTGGTGTGACGACAAGACAAGATGCGAAAAAGCAGGCGTTCCTGTAAAGCACCGAACATTTAAAACTAAGCTCGAACTGGCATTAGAAATTATTCGCCAGCAAGTAACCAATGGCATCATCTTCGATTTTATTGGAGGCGATGGTTATTATGGTAACGATGTGGATTTTGCCAGCAGCATAGATTTGCTTGGTTATCTGTACATGCTGGATATCCATAAAGACCAAAAAATATATTTGGAACGTCCTGACTTGGCTATTCCCGAGCGAAAAAGCAATAAGGGTCGTGAACCCAAGAAATTAAAAGCAACTACAGACGAATTAAGTGTATCAAAATATTTACAGACTTTAAATGACGAAAATTGGCAGCGTATTAGTGTTCGTAATACAGCCAAAGGAGTTCTTGTAGCTGACTATCATTTTATAAAGCTTTGGATAATCAATAACAGTAAAATGCAAGTAGAGCAAAGGTTACTGGTTATCCGTAAAACGAAAACCAAAGAAGGCAAGGACGAAATAAAATATTCTTTTACCAATGCTAATCTTGAACAATACACTAAGAAAGCTATAGCCTATATGCAAGCACAACGGTACTTTGTAGAACATTGCATAAAAGAATCAAAACAGATACTCGGGCTAGACCAGTTTCAGACACGAAAATGGCTTGCATGGCAACACCAGGTTGCATTAAACTTTTTGGTCTCGTCATTTATTTTAAAAGAAAAATTGCATTGCTTTGATGATTTACCTTTACTATCGGCTCGTGATATTAAAGAATTTATCACTTTTAAACTTTATAAACAGATGACCGAAGAACAAATGATTGATAGAATTTATGACCGGCATTTAAAACGACAGCGTGATATAAATTACTCATATTCAAAATTGTAA
- a CDS encoding response regulator — protein sequence MKFLKDILLLITIGFLFISKNFSQQPVLFDKLTTLNGLSNSIVYCIYQDKKGFIWVGTANGLNCYDGYSFTNYFHDENNKNSISGNFITSITGDENGNLWIGVWDGGLNFYERSTGKFYSYLSSPKDKLDNNFKVWAIVIDKHKNIWAGTIGGGLNVYDPKLKVFKKFTHQPSDINSISSDSISSLFEDSFGNVWVGTFNDGLNLYNRNSNTFTVFKHSTVNSNTLCSNQIATIFEDNRNNLWIGTKDKGVSVVLSDRKTIRNFNIENNSLNCNNIRSINQDENNLIWIGTDGGGINIYDPEKEMFSFVENDPDNPTSIGSNVVFSIYKSLDGIIWAGTYNVGLNLYDKNKFKFQTFSKVGQNGEGLSANSVFSILEDSQGFIWFGTDGGGLNLYDPVKNKFTYFRHNPSNKNSISGDVIECVYEDSYGNIWVGTFTNGLNLMKYGTNEFIHFKNNPSDTTSISNNTITSIVEDADKNLWFGTLEGGLNLLDRKTMTFKHFKKGNPNKTAWKPSNSIFSIIEDKKRGGLWLGTEGGLSYFDTEQMIFKDFFVHSNESKSLSNSSIKSLYQDSNGDIWIGTNSIGLYCYSYSTGRFISYKLKSGILSNEIASILEDNNHAIWISTNVGLSKFNSVNNSFTNYTLNEGLQKDGFLYGSAYKRKNGELFFGGKNGVSIIKPAGEWENRHIPLVVFSSFLLFNKEVRPEDKWSPLEVVISESEIITLKHYQSVISFEFTAISYTNPEKNQYAYKLEGFDKDWNYIGNKRSVTFTNLKPQTYVLHVKASNDDGIWNEEGTSLTIVQLPIWSETWWFRFLILIVVSTFIYLFFNYRIRAINNQRLRLKQLVKESTLELEKEKAVVEEQNIILKAKSNEIQTMVERKRIADEEKLRFFTNISHEIRTPLTLILGPLEKVSESPILPDNLKPEITRIHRNALNLKRLINQILDFRKIETSNYPLFVSKIDAIKALKEISASFYDIALQKKIHFNILSDYGTLEAMIDLEKLDKIVINLLSNAFKFTPDGGEVRLIIKTIKPKEPHIKEYLSITVEDTGKGIPVGQLDKVFDRFYRVDTKENHNPEGTGIGLAIAKGLTELHHGKIKVESEQGKGARFTVLLPLGIEHYKKDEINLLNSDFVIDHSNTEQLSKASIPFENQTSGNKKKPLVLIVEDNTDLRHYIIGSLKNNYQVIEAANGIKGLELAKKRIPQLIVSDIMMPEMDGLEMCSILKNEIETSHIPIILLTAKSSQEHKLIGLQTGADDYIIKPFDSLELELKIANIINNRELLKKRFSTDFVLETGNLSSSTIDDKFLNKVLDIIDKNLANPDFKITHIVNELAMSRSVFYIKIRELTGFSPYDFIKIGRLKKASQLLLQNIASPTEISYMVGFSDVSHFYKCFKKQFGLSPGDYIASLNA from the coding sequence ATGAAGTTTTTAAAAGACATATTACTTTTAATTACTATTGGTTTCCTTTTCATATCTAAAAATTTTTCGCAGCAACCCGTTCTTTTCGATAAACTAACCACATTAAATGGATTATCGAACAGTATAGTTTATTGCATTTATCAGGATAAGAAAGGGTTTATATGGGTTGGTACTGCTAACGGATTAAACTGCTACGATGGGTATAGTTTTACTAACTACTTCCATGACGAGAATAATAAAAATTCTATTTCTGGGAATTTTATTACTTCAATTACAGGTGACGAGAATGGTAACCTATGGATTGGAGTATGGGACGGTGGGTTGAACTTCTATGAAAGGTCGACCGGAAAGTTTTATTCATATCTGAGCAGCCCTAAAGATAAGTTAGATAACAATTTTAAGGTTTGGGCAATCGTTATTGACAAACACAAAAATATATGGGCTGGTACCATAGGTGGCGGGCTAAATGTATACGATCCGAAATTAAAGGTTTTTAAAAAATTTACCCATCAACCTTCGGATATAAACAGCATCAGCAGCGATTCTATTTCATCCCTATTCGAAGATAGTTTTGGCAACGTATGGGTTGGCACATTCAACGATGGGCTAAACCTATATAACAGAAACAGTAATACTTTTACTGTATTCAAGCATAGTACGGTTAATTCCAATACACTTTGCAGTAATCAGATAGCTACAATTTTTGAAGATAATCGGAACAATTTATGGATAGGGACAAAAGATAAGGGCGTTTCAGTGGTATTGTCAGACAGAAAGACTATCAGAAATTTTAACATCGAAAATAACTCATTAAATTGCAATAATATAAGAAGTATTAACCAGGATGAAAATAATTTAATTTGGATTGGAACTGATGGTGGCGGAATAAATATTTACGATCCGGAGAAGGAGATGTTCTCATTTGTTGAAAACGATCCTGACAATCCTACCAGCATCGGTTCGAATGTGGTGTTTAGCATTTATAAAAGCCTGGATGGTATAATTTGGGCAGGCACTTATAATGTGGGACTAAATCTTTACGACAAAAATAAGTTCAAATTCCAGACATTTAGCAAAGTTGGCCAAAATGGAGAAGGGCTGAGTGCAAACTCTGTGTTTTCAATTTTAGAAGATTCCCAGGGGTTTATTTGGTTTGGCACCGATGGAGGAGGATTAAACCTTTACGATCCGGTTAAAAACAAATTTACATACTTCAGGCATAATCCTTCGAATAAAAACAGTATAAGCGGAGATGTAATAGAATGTGTTTATGAAGATTCGTATGGCAATATTTGGGTTGGCACCTTTACAAATGGCCTTAATTTAATGAAATACGGAACAAATGAATTTATCCATTTTAAAAATAACCCTTCAGATACCACTTCAATTAGCAATAATACTATAACGAGCATTGTGGAAGATGCAGATAAAAACCTTTGGTTTGGCACCTTAGAAGGCGGGTTGAACTTGCTCGACAGAAAAACAATGACCTTTAAGCATTTCAAAAAAGGGAATCCAAATAAAACAGCTTGGAAACCAAGCAATAGTATTTTTTCTATAATAGAAGACAAAAAAAGAGGCGGTTTATGGTTGGGAACCGAAGGTGGGTTAAGCTATTTTGATACTGAACAAATGATATTCAAAGATTTTTTTGTCCATTCGAACGAGAGTAAAAGTTTAAGTAATTCTTCAATAAAATCCTTATATCAGGATAGCAATGGGGACATCTGGATAGGAACTAATAGCATTGGCTTATATTGCTATTCATATTCTACAGGAAGGTTCATAAGCTATAAATTAAAAAGTGGCATATTGAGCAATGAAATTGCAAGTATATTGGAAGATAATAACCATGCCATATGGATTAGCACAAATGTAGGTTTATCGAAATTCAACAGTGTAAACAATAGTTTTACTAATTACACTCTAAATGAAGGCTTGCAAAAAGATGGATTTTTATACGGTTCGGCATATAAACGAAAGAATGGTGAACTGTTTTTTGGAGGGAAAAATGGTGTTAGTATAATAAAACCAGCAGGGGAATGGGAAAACAGACATATACCCCTGGTAGTTTTTTCCAGTTTTCTATTGTTCAACAAAGAAGTGAGGCCAGAAGATAAATGGTCGCCATTAGAAGTTGTTATTTCCGAAAGTGAAATAATAACACTCAAACATTACCAATCGGTTATCAGCTTTGAATTTACGGCAATAAGTTATACTAACCCGGAGAAAAACCAATATGCTTACAAACTCGAAGGCTTTGATAAGGATTGGAATTATATCGGTAACAAACGATCGGTTACTTTTACCAACCTCAAACCCCAAACCTATGTATTGCATGTAAAAGCATCGAACGACGATGGTATATGGAATGAAGAAGGCACTTCGTTAACTATTGTTCAATTACCCATCTGGTCAGAAACATGGTGGTTCAGGTTTCTGATCCTAATTGTAGTCTCTACGTTTATATATTTATTTTTTAATTATAGGATAAGAGCCATTAATAATCAAAGATTAAGGCTAAAACAATTAGTTAAGGAAAGTACACTTGAACTTGAGAAAGAAAAGGCAGTGGTTGAGGAGCAAAATATTATATTAAAGGCTAAAAGCAATGAAATACAAACAATGGTTGAAAGAAAGCGTATTGCTGATGAAGAAAAGCTTCGTTTTTTCACCAATATATCGCACGAAATACGTACACCTTTAACGCTTATTTTAGGGCCTCTCGAAAAAGTGAGTGAGTCGCCAATCCTTCCAGATAACCTTAAACCCGAAATTACCCGTATCCATAGAAATGCATTAAACCTCAAGCGCCTGATAAATCAAATCCTCGATTTCCGCAAGATAGAAACCAGTAATTATCCTCTTTTCGTTTCAAAAATAGATGCTATAAAAGCCCTAAAAGAAATATCAGCATCGTTTTACGATATTGCCTTGCAAAAAAAAATACATTTTAACATTTTAAGTGATTATGGAACGTTAGAGGCAATGATAGATTTGGAGAAGTTGGATAAGATTGTTATTAATTTACTCTCCAATGCATTTAAATTTACACCTGACGGTGGAGAAGTGAGGCTAATTATAAAGACAATTAAACCCAAAGAGCCTCATATAAAAGAATACCTGAGTATAACCGTGGAAGATACCGGAAAAGGAATACCTGTTGGCCAATTAGATAAAGTTTTCGATCGGTTTTATCGGGTCGATACAAAAGAGAATCATAACCCTGAAGGCACAGGCATTGGGCTTGCTATTGCGAAAGGCTTAACCGAATTGCACCATGGAAAAATTAAGGTTGAAAGTGAACAGGGAAAAGGAGCAAGATTTACCGTTTTACTTCCTTTAGGGATAGAACACTATAAAAAAGACGAAATAAACCTTTTAAATTCAGATTTTGTAATTGATCATTCCAATACAGAACAATTATCTAAAGCAAGCATTCCTTTTGAAAATCAAACATCAGGAAATAAAAAGAAACCATTGGTATTAATTGTTGAAGACAATACCGATTTAAGGCATTACATTATAGGAAGTTTAAAAAATAACTATCAGGTTATTGAAGCAGCAAATGGCATAAAAGGCTTGGAATTGGCAAAAAAAAGAATACCGCAACTAATTGTATCGGATATAATGATGCCAGAGATGGATGGACTGGAAATGTGCAGTATTTTAAAAAATGAGATTGAAACAAGCCATATCCCAATTATTCTGTTAACAGCAAAATCCTCGCAGGAACATAAACTTATTGGTTTACAAACCGGAGCCGATGATTATATTATCAAACCATTCGATAGTCTTGAGTTGGAATTAAAAATTGCGAATATTATAAATAACCGTGAATTGCTTAAAAAAAGGTTTAGCACCGATTTTGTGTTAGAAACCGGAAATTTGTCTTCATCAACAATCGACGATAAGTTTTTAAATAAGGTATTAGACATTATTGATAAAAACCTGGCGAATCCTGATTTTAAAATAACCCATATAGTTAATGAATTAGCCATGAGCCGTTCGGTTTTTTATATAAAAATCAGAGAACTTACTGGCTTTTCGCCATACGATTTTATTAAAATTGGCCGATTGAAGAAAGCATCGCAACTACTCCTTCAGAATATAGCTTCACCTACTGAAATATCCTATATGGTCGGGTTTTCCGATGTTTCGCATTTTTACAAATGCTTTAAAAAACAATTTGGTTTATCGCCGGGCGACTATATAGCCAGTTTAAATGCATAA
- a CDS encoding C10 family peptidase, translated as MKTSKSYIDGLRSIISKSFFLFVLIFITSTDCFGDTVSDSVAANVAKNFFFESILSNTKISTKAVPVISKITTVWDENVPSYYVFNFGENNGFVIVSAEDAVYPILGYSFTGHFTGSSPTVKNWMENYKKHIKLARTNQQLKQNVSKDWQKYETKSDLKSAVTPSNPLVGPLLATTWSQEFPYNSLCCPNDVNHPGQKPYVGCVAVSMGQVMKYFGYPTTGQGSRTYTDPQSPDINCNPGGMELTWGMQSVNFANANYNYANMPNSISTNNDAVATLLYHCGVSVEMNYGGFCTQGSSSGNGILCLALKQYFNYSASAQIVNKSNYSDAQWVQLLKSEISYSRPIVYGGSGASGGHSWVCDGFDALSNFHMNWGFGGNDDGWYYILSLTPSSIPGGFPNSNSAVIGINPPASLPPVPSNLASSNNTTEGFTISWTASTGATSYNVYFNGVKYSTASNSYTFSGLSSGTSYPVSVSAQNSIGESGKISITPMTVPLAPKYFVGIEHSPTWVTLSWTPSYGATTYYVSWGGGSSMLSTSATTTEVYGPNLNSTVYKLWAANSGGSSSKVILENINIPVAPLPPSSLTIGSVTSSGFSISWPASTSGATGYYVYLNGTKYTAASTSYTFSGLSSGTSFSVSVSAYNSVGESEKTSTSVKTPPAAPTNFTAVVHSGTWVTLSWTASFGATNYNIQFGTSMQITTGTSIEIFTSNANTLLFTLWATNSGGSSPPVILNLSPPNAPTPLTVGNISTTGFIVSWPASTSGATGYYVYLNGTKYTTSSTSYTFSGLSSGTSYSVSVSAYNNAGESLKTSTSVITLPAAPYAKAATSVTASSFTVNWDPVPGANGYVLDISKQSNFSCFVQGYNNTSTSQFTGNPNGSVVVYINITANTTYYYRLRSVNASGQSANSNTISVLTSNALPAAPVAKAATNVTAISFTVNWDPVSGANGYVLDISKQSNFSTFVPGYNNASTSQFTGNPNGSVIVYSNITVNTPYYYRLRSVNASGQSTNSNIISLLTLPSGLMVSRNDMQDYSLAINSANVRDLSLDTHNQNANNLLLNSSWGEFYLFPNPVSNLLTINSSFDFNELQASIYSIDGKLVITKMVSSDNPSLETGSLIKGIYYIGLSDGRTATILKFIKE; from the coding sequence ATGAAAACGAGCAAATCTTATATCGATGGTTTAAGAAGTATTATTTCTAAATCCTTTTTTTTATTTGTCCTTATTTTCATTACTTCTACAGATTGTTTCGGAGATACAGTTAGTGATAGTGTTGCAGCTAATGTAGCTAAGAACTTCTTTTTCGAAAGCATCCTGTCCAATACCAAGATATCGACTAAAGCTGTTCCTGTAATTTCCAAAATTACAACGGTATGGGATGAAAATGTCCCTTCCTATTATGTTTTCAATTTTGGGGAAAATAACGGATTTGTAATTGTTTCTGCTGAAGATGCTGTTTATCCCATTTTGGGATATTCTTTTACCGGGCATTTTACCGGTTCGTCTCCAACTGTAAAAAATTGGATGGAAAATTACAAAAAGCATATAAAATTAGCACGGACAAACCAACAACTAAAACAGAATGTATCTAAGGATTGGCAAAAATACGAAACCAAATCTGATTTAAAATCAGCAGTTACACCAAGCAATCCTTTGGTTGGGCCCCTTCTTGCCACCACCTGGAGTCAGGAATTCCCATATAATAGTCTTTGTTGTCCAAATGATGTAAATCATCCTGGTCAGAAACCATATGTTGGTTGTGTTGCAGTGTCAATGGGACAAGTAATGAAGTATTTCGGTTATCCAACAACCGGACAAGGAAGCAGGACATATACCGATCCACAATCGCCCGATATTAATTGCAATCCTGGCGGAATGGAATTAACCTGGGGTATGCAATCTGTTAATTTTGCGAATGCAAATTACAATTATGCCAACATGCCGAATTCTATATCAACGAATAATGATGCAGTAGCAACCCTGCTATACCATTGTGGCGTGAGTGTTGAAATGAATTATGGAGGTTTTTGCACTCAAGGTTCAAGTTCTGGTAATGGCATTCTTTGTCTTGCTTTAAAACAATATTTCAACTATTCTGCTTCAGCACAAATTGTTAATAAATCAAATTATTCAGATGCCCAGTGGGTGCAATTGTTAAAATCAGAAATAAGTTATTCAAGACCTATAGTTTATGGCGGTTCTGGTGCATCGGGTGGGCACTCCTGGGTTTGCGATGGTTTTGATGCTTTATCTAATTTCCACATGAACTGGGGTTTCGGTGGTAACGACGATGGCTGGTACTATATTTTAAGTTTAACCCCATCTTCAATTCCTGGCGGGTTTCCTAACTCTAACTCAGCAGTAATAGGCATAAATCCTCCAGCTTCATTACCTCCGGTTCCTTCTAACCTGGCTTCCAGCAATAATACTACTGAAGGTTTTACAATATCATGGACAGCCTCAACAGGGGCAACAAGTTACAATGTATATTTTAATGGTGTAAAATATTCCACTGCATCTAATTCATATACATTTAGTGGTTTATCTTCTGGCACATCCTACCCTGTTTCGGTTAGTGCTCAAAACAGCATAGGGGAGTCAGGTAAAATTAGCATTACACCTATGACTGTTCCTTTAGCCCCAAAATATTTCGTGGGTATCGAACATAGCCCAACATGGGTTACATTATCATGGACCCCTTCTTATGGGGCAACAACCTATTACGTAAGCTGGGGCGGTGGATCTTCTATGCTATCTACCTCTGCCACTACCACAGAAGTGTATGGCCCAAATTTGAATAGTACAGTGTATAAATTGTGGGCTGCAAACAGCGGAGGATCATCGTCAAAAGTTATTTTAGAAAACATAAATATACCCGTTGCCCCACTGCCACCTTCATCCCTCACCATTGGTAGTGTTACAAGTTCGGGGTTTAGTATATCCTGGCCCGCTTCTACTTCAGGCGCCACCGGTTACTACGTGTATTTAAACGGAACAAAATATACTGCCGCTTCTACATCTTACACCTTTAGCGGTTTATCATCCGGTACAAGCTTTTCGGTTTCCGTTTCGGCCTATAACAGCGTTGGCGAATCTGAAAAAACCAGCACATCGGTTAAAACTCCACCTGCTGCACCCACTAACTTTACTGCTGTTGTTCACTCTGGCACATGGGTTACTTTATCCTGGACAGCCTCATTTGGAGCTACAAACTACAATATTCAATTTGGCACTAGTATGCAAATCACTACTGGAACAAGCATAGAAATTTTCACTTCAAACGCGAATACACTGCTATTCACTCTTTGGGCTACAAACAGCGGAGGTTCTTCGCCCCCGGTTATTTTGAATTTAAGCCCACCCAACGCCCCAACACCATTAACTGTTGGAAATATTTCAACTACAGGTTTTATTGTTTCTTGGCCCGCTTCTACTTCAGGGGCAACGGGTTATTATGTTTATTTAAATGGAACAAAATATACTACATCTTCTACATCGTACACTTTTAGCGGTTTATCATCAGGTACAAGCTATTCGGTTTCAGTTTCTGCGTATAACAATGCCGGAGAATCTTTAAAAACAAGCACTTCTGTTATAACATTGCCTGCTGCCCCTTATGCAAAAGCAGCTACGAGTGTTACCGCGAGTTCATTTACTGTAAACTGGGACCCCGTGCCAGGTGCTAATGGTTATGTGCTGGACATATCGAAACAAAGTAATTTTTCATGCTTTGTTCAAGGCTACAACAATACAAGCACTTCGCAATTTACCGGGAACCCGAATGGGTCGGTTGTTGTATATATTAATATAACTGCAAACACCACCTATTATTATCGTTTGCGCAGTGTAAATGCTTCGGGGCAATCGGCCAATTCTAATACCATCAGCGTATTAACATCTAATGCATTGCCCGCTGCCCCTGTTGCAAAAGCAGCTACGAATGTTACTGCAATTTCATTTACTGTAAACTGGGATCCTGTGTCTGGTGCCAATGGTTATGTGCTGGATATATCAAAACAAAGCAATTTTTCAACCTTTGTCCCAGGGTACAACAATGCAAGCACTTCGCAATTTACCGGAAACCCGAATGGGTCTGTTATTGTTTATAGCAATATAACTGTAAATACACCCTATTATTATCGTTTGCGCAGTGTAAATGCTTCGGGGCAATCGACCAATTCAAATATCATTAGTTTATTAACACTGCCAAGTGGCTTAATGGTATCTAGGAATGATATGCAAGATTATTCTTTAGCAATTAACTCAGCAAATGTTAGAGATTTATCTTTAGATACACATAATCAAAATGCAAATAATTTGCTTTTAAATTCCTCATGGGGTGAATTTTACCTGTTTCCTAATCCAGTTAGTAATTTATTAACTATAAATTCATCATTTGATTTTAATGAATTACAAGCAAGCATTTACAGTATCGATGGCAAGCTGGTAATTACTAAAATGGTAAGCTCCGATAACCCTTCGTTGGAAACCGGCAGTTTGATCAAAGGAATATATTATATAGGGCTTTCTGATGGGCGTACTGCAACTATTTTGAAATTTATTAAAGAATAA